One genomic region from bacterium encodes:
- a CDS encoding DDE-type integrase/transposase/recombinase: protein METLTEKKRKWIIRQFRSGRSVTSISRIQKVSRQHVYRLVARFKKEGTTAYKAKKAGRHPEQINPKFAKKVVELRGTTDYGSVKLHIVLTRTGFGVSQRQIQKVLDINKLTEPCLKRRGKRSYVRYQWPISNYMWHCDWSEYKGKWYCSFIDDRSRKIMAAGKFNNANTKNALFVFYQAILNNEVCPVVVLSDKGSQFYASKYDKTGKKGISEFEKELEKIGIDFWTSRRNHPQTNGKIEKWFDTLKKRFKKHPDETLQDFVKWYNEGRIHHALAYETPEKVYWEKL from the coding sequence ATGGAAACATTAACCGAGAAGAAAAGAAAATGGATAATAAGACAATTCAGATCTGGTAGAAGTGTTACTTCCATATCTAGGATACAAAAAGTTAGCAGGCAACATGTATACAGACTAGTTGCTAGGTTCAAAAAAGAGGGAACTACAGCATATAAGGCAAAAAAGGCAGGAAGACACCCAGAACAGATTAACCCTAAGTTTGCTAAAAAGGTGGTTGAGTTAAGAGGAACAACTGATTACGGAAGCGTAAAGCTGCATATTGTCCTCACAAGGACAGGATTTGGCGTATCCCAACGGCAAATTCAAAAGGTTCTTGACATAAACAAGTTGACAGAACCTTGTCTTAAAAGAAGAGGGAAGAGAAGCTATGTTCGTTATCAATGGCCAATAAGCAACTACATGTGGCATTGCGACTGGAGTGAATATAAAGGCAAATGGTACTGCTCCTTTATAGACGATAGAAGCAGAAAGATAATGGCTGCTGGTAAATTTAATAATGCTAATACAAAGAATGCTTTGTTTGTTTTTTATCAGGCAATATTAAATAATGAAGTTTGCCCTGTTGTTGTATTAAGCGATAAAGGTTCTCAATTCTATGCCAGTAAGTATGATAAAACTGGTAAGAAGGGAATCTCTGAATTTGAAAAAGAACTAGAGAAAATTGGGATTGACTTCTGGACTTCAAGAAGAAACCACCCTCAAACAAACGGCAAGATAGAGAAGTGGTTTGATACACTGAAGAAGAGATTTAAGAAACACCCTGACGAAACTTTACAAGACTTTGTAAAGTGGTATAATGAGGGAAGAATTCACCATGCTTTAGCTTATGAAACACCTGAAAAAGTTTACTGGGAAAAACTGTAA